From Micromonospora auratinigra:
TCATCTTCGCCGGTGGCTCGTACGCGCTGGCGGACGCCTCGCACGAGCACTACCGCCGGCTGACCGACCGGGGGCTGCCGGTGGTGCTGGTCAACGCCGGGGTGGCGGAGCTGGGTTTCCCCCGGGTGTCCACCGACGACGCGGTCGCGGTCGAGCAGGCGTACGGGCACCTGCGCTCGCTGGGGCACGAGCGGATCGGCATGGTGCTCGGCCCGGAGGACCACGTGCCCTCGCGGCGCAAGCTGGACGCGATGGTCCGCGCCGCCGGCTGGGGCGCCGACCGTGACCTCGTCGAGCGGTCCAGCTTCTCGATGGAGGGCGCCCGGGTGGCCGCCACGAAGCTCGTCGAGCGCGGGGTGACCGGCATCGTCTGCGCCAGCGACGTGCTGGCCCTGGGCACGATCCGGGCCGCCCGCCGGCTCGGGCGGTCGGTGCCGGCCGACGTGTCGGTGGTGGGCTTCGACGATTCGGCGTTCATGACCTGCACCGATCCGCCGCTGACCACAGTGCGCCAGCCGATCGAGACGATGGGTCAGGCCGCGGTGGACCTGCTGGTCACCCAGATCGAGGGGGCCGGCGTGCTGCACGACGAGCTGCTCTTCGAACCCGAGCTGGTGGTACGCGGCTCCACCGCCCCTGCCCCGCGTACCTGATCCCGCGCCCCACCGGGCCGCCGACCGTCACCTGCGGTCGGCGGCCTTTTTCGTGCCCTCGGACGCCTTCGTCCCGATCACCCGTTGCCAAGTCGTGTTCTTTCATCATCCAGTCCAGACCTTGCCGGGATGAGTCGCCGTCGCTACATTGGCTCCACTTCCACCGGACCCGGGGCGCGACAGCCGCGCGGTCACCGCCGATCAGTGAAGTCCCTCGATACACACCCGTTCCCGAAGGGATGGACAGATGTCCGTACCGCAGCACCGAAAGGTCGCGGCGCTCGCCCTCGCGGCCGGCCTCGGGCTCAGCCTCGCGGCGTGCTCCACCAAGAGCGACCACTCCGGCCAGGCCGGCGGCAAGGTCACCATCACC
This genomic window contains:
- a CDS encoding LacI family DNA-binding transcriptional regulator translates to MTKRLTEVARKAGVSEATVSRVLNGRGGVSEATRTAVLTALDVLGYERPTKLRGERARLVGLVLPELQNPIFPALAEVVTGSLAQRGFTPALCARTIGGVPESGYVEMLLDHQVSGVIFAGGSYALADASHEHYRRLTDRGLPVVLVNAGVAELGFPRVSTDDAVAVEQAYGHLRSLGHERIGMVLGPEDHVPSRRKLDAMVRAAGWGADRDLVERSSFSMEGARVAATKLVERGVTGIVCASDVLALGTIRAARRLGRSVPADVSVVGFDDSAFMTCTDPPLTTVRQPIETMGQAAVDLLVTQIEGAGVLHDELLFEPELVVRGSTAPAPRT